One part of the Eulemur rufifrons isolate Redbay chromosome 16, OSU_ERuf_1, whole genome shotgun sequence genome encodes these proteins:
- the LOC138397375 gene encoding keratin, type II cytoskeletal 6A-like yields MSSKSTIRSHSSSHRGFSAGSARVPGVSRSGFSSVSVSRSRGSGGLGGVCGGAGFGSRSLYNLGGSKRISLGGGSCGISGGYGSRVGGGYGFGGGAGSGFGFGGGAGGGFGLGGGAGFGGGYGGSGFPVCPPGGIQEVTINQNLLTPLNLQIDPTIQRVRTDEREQIKTLNNKFASFIDKVRFLEQQNKVLDTKWTLLQEQGTKTVRQNLEPLFEQYINNLRRQLDSILGDKSRLDSELRGMQDTVEDFKNKYEDEINKRTAAENEFVTLKKDVDAAYMNKVELQAKVDSLTDEINFLRAFYDAELSQMQTHISDTSVVLSMDNNRNLDLDSIIAEVKAQYEEIAQRSRAEAESWYQTKYEELQVTAGRHGDDLRNTKQEIAEINRMIQRLRSEIDHVKKQCANLQAAIADAEQRGELALKDARSKLEGLEDALQKAKQDMARLLRDYQELMNVKLALDVEIATYRKLLEGEECRLNGEGVGQVNISVVQSTVSGGYGGAGGVGSGVGLGGGSGYSYSSGHNLGGGFSSSSGRGLGGGLSSVGGSSSSIKYTTTTTSSKKSYKH; encoded by the exons ATGTCCAGCAAATCCACCATAAGGAGCCACAGCAGCAGCCACCGTGGCTTCAGTGCCGGCTCGGCCAGAGTCCCCGGGGTCTCTCGCTCTGGCTTCAGCAGCGTCTCCGTGTCCCGCTCCCGGGGCAGTGGTGGCCTTGGTGGAGTGTGTGGAGGAGCTGGCTTCGGCAGCCGGAGCCTCTACAACCTGGGGGGCTCCAAGAGGATCTCCCTCGGAGGGGGCAGCTGTGGCATCAGCGGTGGATATGGCAGCAGAGTTGGAGGTGGCTATGGCTTCGGCGGTGGAGCCGGCAGTGGATTCGGTTTTGGCGGTGGAGCTGGTGGTGGCTTTGGGCTCGGTGGTGGAGCCGGCTTTGGTGGTGGCTATGGGGGCTCTGGCTTCCCCGTCTGCCCCCCTGGAGGCATCCAAGAGGTCACAATCAACCAGAACCTCCTCACCCCTCTGAACCTGCAAATCGACCCCACCATCCAGCGGGTGAGGACCGATGAGCGCGAGCAGATCAAGACCCTCAACAACAAGTTCGCCTCCTTCATCGACAAG GTGCGGTTCCTAGAGCAGCAGAACAAGGTCCTGGACACCAAGTGGACCCTGCTCCAGGAGCAGGGCACCAAGACCGTGAGGCAGAACCTGGAGCCTTTGTTCGAGCAGTACATCAACAACCTCAGGAGGCAGCTGGACAGCATCCTTGGGGACAAAAGCCGCCTGGACTCGGAGCTCAGAGGCATGCAGGACACGGTGGAGGACTTCAAGAACAA GTATGAAGATGAAATCAACAAGCGCACAGCAGCAGAGAATGAATTTGTGACTCTGAAGAAG GACGTGGATGCTGCCTACATGAATAAGGTTGAACTGCAAGCCAAGGTAGACAGCCTTACAGACGAGATCAATTTCCTGAGAGCCTTCTATGACGCA GAACTGTCTCAGATGCAAACCCACATCTCAGACACTTCCGTGGTCCTGTCCATGGACAACAACCGTAACCTGGACCTGGACAGCATCATCGCCGAAGTCAAAGCCCAATATGAGGAGATTGCTCAGAGGAGCCGCGCTGAGGCTGAGTCCTGGTACCAGACCAAG TACGAGGAGCTGCAGGTCACCGCGGGCAGACACGGGGATGACCTGCGCAACACCAAGCAGGAGATTGCTGAGATCAACCGCATGATCCAGAGGCTGAGATCTGAGATCGACCACGTCAAGAAGCAG TGCGCCAACCTGCAGGCCGCCATTGCGGATGCGGAGCAGCGTGGGGAGCTGGCCCTCAAAGACGCCAGGAGCAAGCTGGAAGGGCTGGAGGATGCCCTGCAGAAGGCCAAGCAGGACATGGCCCGGCTGCTGCGTGACTACCAGGAGCTCATGAACGTGAAGCTGGCCCTGGACGTGGAGATCGCCACCTACCGCAAGCTGCTGGAGGGCGAGGAGTGCAG GCTGAATGGCGAAGGCGTCGGACAAGTCAACATCT CCGTGGTGCAGTCCACCGTCTCCGGTGGCTATGGCGGTGCCGGCGGTGTCGGCAGTGGTGTAGGCCTGGGTGGAGGCAGCGGCTACTCCTACAGCAGTGGTCACAACCTTGGAGGTGGCTTCAGTTCCAGCAgtggcagaggcctggggggtGGCCTCAGCTCCGTGGGAGGCAGCAGTTCCTCCATCAAgtacaccaccaccaccacctccagcaAGAAGAGCTACAAGCACTGA